A stretch of Nonomuraea africana DNA encodes these proteins:
- a CDS encoding isocitrate lyase/PEP mutase family protein has translation MTTETAARLRELHTRTNPLILPNAWDAASARAVEAAGFPVVATGSAAMAAVLGYEDGEHTPPGEMLAAVARIARAVSVPVTADMERGYGLPPAELVERLLETGAVGCNLEDSGHGGLVDMEEQADFLAAVRAAAGGDLVVNARVDTYVAGDRTTSDALARGGRYLKAGADCVYPIGLTDPEEIGTLAAQLPINVLFRPGAPSLAELAALGVVRVSYGHGLHQAAHAYAEGLFAAVREGHDPYRRDA, from the coding sequence ATGACGACCGAGACAGCGGCCCGCCTGCGCGAGCTCCACACCAGGACGAACCCGCTCATCCTGCCGAACGCCTGGGACGCCGCCTCCGCCAGGGCGGTGGAGGCGGCGGGCTTCCCCGTCGTCGCCACCGGCAGCGCGGCGATGGCGGCGGTGCTCGGCTACGAGGACGGCGAGCACACCCCGCCCGGTGAGATGCTCGCCGCAGTGGCCAGGATCGCGAGGGCGGTCAGCGTGCCGGTGACCGCCGACATGGAGCGCGGCTACGGTCTGCCGCCGGCCGAGCTGGTCGAGCGCCTGCTGGAGACCGGCGCGGTCGGCTGCAACCTCGAGGACTCAGGCCACGGCGGCCTCGTCGACATGGAGGAGCAGGCCGACTTCCTCGCCGCCGTCAGGGCGGCGGCGGGCGGCGACCTGGTCGTCAACGCCCGCGTCGACACCTACGTCGCGGGAGACCGCACCACCTCCGACGCCCTGGCGAGGGGCGGCCGCTATCTGAAGGCGGGCGCCGACTGCGTCTATCCCATCGGCCTGACCGACCCCGAGGAGATCGGGACCCTGGCCGCCCAGCTGCCGATCAACGTCCTGTTCCGCCCCGGCGCCCCTTCGCTGGCCGAACTGGCCGCGCTCGGCGTCGTCAGAGTGAGCTACGGCCACGGCCTGCACCAGGCGGCTCACGCCTACGCCGAGGGCCTGTTCGCGGCGGTCCGCGAGGGCCACGACCCCTACCGGCGCGACGCGTGA
- a CDS encoding antitoxin, whose amino-acid sequence MSIFDKVKEMLSGEEKPRNVPEQATNADGTPAQGQDASGDPLGGLKSKAEDTAQGGVDQAAGAADSATGGKYTDHIDSGADQAKDAADRIDGQQG is encoded by the coding sequence ATGTCGATCTTTGACAAGGTCAAGGAGATGCTGAGCGGCGAGGAGAAGCCGCGCAACGTTCCTGAGCAGGCCACGAACGCCGACGGGACACCCGCGCAGGGGCAGGACGCCTCTGGCGACCCGCTCGGCGGGCTCAAGAGCAAGGCGGAGGACACGGCGCAGGGCGGCGTCGACCAGGCCGCGGGAGCCGCGGACTCCGCCACGGGGGGCAAGTACACCGACCACATCGACAGCGGCGCCGACCAGGCGAAGGACGCCGCCGACCGGATCGACGGCCAGCAGGGCTGA
- a CDS encoding amino acid ABC transporter ATP-binding protein produces the protein MTDHSTPLVKLENVNKHFGALHVLKDINMTVSRGEVLVVIGPSGGGKSTLCRAINRLETIDSGQIVFDGRPLPAEGKTLAALRSEVGMVFQSFNLFAHKTIRENVTLGPVKVRGIARDKANARAMELLERVGIAAQADKYPAQLSGGQQQRVAIARALAMDPKMILFDEPTSALDPEMVQEVLDVMVALARDGMTMVVVTHEMGFARKAANRVVFMAEGQIVEENTPDEFFTNARTERAKDFLSKILTH, from the coding sequence ATGACGGACCACTCGACTCCGCTGGTCAAGCTGGAGAACGTCAACAAGCACTTCGGGGCGTTGCACGTTCTGAAGGACATCAACATGACCGTGTCCAGGGGCGAGGTCTTGGTCGTGATCGGCCCTTCGGGAGGTGGCAAGTCCACCCTGTGCAGGGCGATCAACCGCTTGGAGACCATCGACAGCGGCCAGATCGTCTTCGACGGCAGGCCACTGCCCGCCGAGGGCAAGACGCTGGCCGCGCTGCGCTCCGAGGTCGGCATGGTCTTCCAGTCCTTCAACCTCTTCGCGCACAAGACCATCCGCGAGAACGTGACGCTGGGCCCGGTCAAGGTGCGGGGCATCGCGAGGGACAAGGCCAACGCGCGCGCGATGGAGCTGCTCGAACGCGTGGGCATCGCCGCGCAGGCGGACAAGTACCCCGCTCAGTTGTCCGGCGGCCAGCAGCAGCGCGTCGCGATCGCCAGGGCGCTCGCGATGGACCCGAAGATGATCCTCTTCGACGAGCCCACCTCCGCTCTCGACCCCGAGATGGTTCAGGAGGTGCTCGACGTCATGGTGGCCCTTGCTCGTGACGGGATGACCATGGTGGTCGTCACGCACGAGATGGGCTTCGCCCGCAAGGCGGCCAACAGGGTGGTGTTCATGGCCGAGGGTCAGATCGTCGAGGAGAACACCCCTGACGAGTTCTTCACCAACGCCCGCACCGAACGGGCCAAGGATTTCCTGTCCAAGATTCTCACGCACTAG
- a CDS encoding amino acid ABC transporter permease yields the protein MSTSVLFDTPGPRARVRNAVLTVLGVALVATVVYLIYAGFDAKSQWDGRIWEPFLKYETWDFYIIPGLLGTLRAAAVAAVLALVFGAVFGLARLSDHRWIRIPAGAVVEIFRSIPLLLLIFFIFYLAPSLFGGGDYAFIALVTALMLYNGSVLAEVVRAGVRAVPKGQSEAAYSIGMRKNQVMRLVLLPQAVTAMMPAIVSQLVVLLKDTALGYIIAYVDLLNTGFKILPAVFFGSLIPAAIVIGIIYIGLNMALSALANWLEKRSRRSRKTAAPPVVPPGASVLGVGPGAGGGAGAEAVATME from the coding sequence ATGAGCACCTCGGTCCTGTTCGACACCCCTGGCCCGCGCGCCAGAGTCCGCAACGCGGTACTGACCGTCCTGGGCGTGGCGCTGGTCGCGACGGTCGTCTACCTCATCTACGCGGGCTTCGACGCCAAGAGCCAGTGGGACGGCCGCATCTGGGAGCCCTTCCTCAAGTACGAGACCTGGGACTTCTACATCATCCCCGGCCTGCTGGGGACGCTGAGGGCCGCCGCGGTCGCCGCGGTTCTCGCGCTGGTCTTCGGCGCGGTGTTCGGCCTGGCGAGACTCTCCGACCACCGCTGGATCAGGATCCCGGCAGGAGCGGTCGTCGAGATCTTCCGCAGCATCCCGTTGCTGCTGCTGATCTTCTTCATCTTCTACCTGGCGCCTTCCCTCTTCGGCGGCGGCGACTACGCATTCATCGCCCTGGTCACCGCGCTCATGCTCTACAACGGCTCGGTGCTGGCCGAGGTGGTCAGGGCGGGCGTGCGCGCCGTGCCGAAGGGGCAGTCGGAGGCGGCGTACTCCATCGGCATGCGCAAGAACCAGGTGATGCGGCTGGTGCTGCTGCCGCAGGCGGTCACCGCCATGATGCCGGCGATCGTCAGCCAGCTCGTGGTCCTGCTCAAGGACACCGCGCTCGGCTACATCATCGCCTACGTCGACCTGCTCAACACCGGCTTCAAGATCCTGCCCGCGGTCTTCTTCGGCTCGCTGATCCCGGCCGCGATCGTTATCGGCATCATCTACATCGGTCTCAACATGGCGCTGAGCGCTCTGGCCAACTGGCTGGAGAAGCGCAGCAGGCGCAGCCGCAAGACCGCGGCTCCGCCTGTCGTCCCGCCAGGCGCGTCGGTTCTCGGCGTCGGCCCAGGCGCGGGTGGCGGCGCGGGAGCCGAAGCCGTGGCGACGATGGAGTAA
- the miaB gene encoding tRNA (N6-isopentenyl adenosine(37)-C2)-methylthiotransferase MiaB has product MRTYQVRTYGCQMNVHDSERLSGLLEDAGYVPAPEGETADVVVFNTCAVRENADNRLYGNLGHLRPAKVKNPDMQIAVGGCLAQKDQGEIVRKAPWVDVVFGTHNIGSLPVLLERARIAGEAQVELKESLEVFPSTLPTKRESPYAAWVSVSVGCNNTCTFCIVPSLRGKEKDRRPGDVLAEVQTLVQQGVLEVTLLGQNVNTYGVEFGDRLAFGKLLRACGDIEGLERVRFTSPHPAAFTDDVIAAMAETPNVMHQLHMPLQSGSDRVLKAMRRSYRAERYLGIIERVRAAMPDAAISTDIIVGFPGETEDDFQATLDVVRQSRFANAFTFQYSIRPGTPAATMADQVPKEVVQERYERLVALQEEISWEENKKQVGRTLEVLVAEGEGRKDEATRRLSGRAADNRLVHFAVGDETPRPGDMVTVEVTYAAPHHLVADRALGLRRTRAGDAWEARQGAPAKAKGVSLGMPSIGRPAPLPVEPSGCAVTS; this is encoded by the coding sequence ATGAGGACCTATCAGGTGCGCACCTACGGGTGCCAGATGAACGTGCACGACTCCGAGCGGCTCTCGGGCCTGCTGGAGGACGCCGGCTACGTGCCCGCTCCCGAGGGCGAGACCGCCGACGTGGTCGTGTTCAACACGTGTGCCGTCCGTGAGAACGCCGACAACCGCCTCTACGGCAACCTCGGCCATCTGCGGCCCGCCAAGGTGAAGAACCCCGACATGCAGATCGCCGTCGGCGGCTGCCTGGCGCAGAAGGACCAGGGCGAGATCGTCCGCAAGGCGCCGTGGGTCGACGTGGTCTTCGGCACCCACAACATCGGCTCGCTTCCCGTGCTGCTGGAGCGGGCCCGCATCGCGGGCGAGGCCCAGGTCGAGCTGAAGGAGTCGCTCGAGGTCTTCCCCTCGACGCTGCCCACCAAGCGCGAGTCGCCGTACGCGGCGTGGGTGTCGGTCTCGGTCGGCTGCAACAACACCTGCACGTTCTGCATCGTGCCCTCGCTGCGCGGCAAGGAGAAGGACAGGCGTCCCGGCGACGTGCTGGCCGAGGTCCAGACGCTGGTCCAGCAGGGCGTCCTCGAGGTCACGCTGCTCGGGCAGAACGTCAACACCTACGGCGTCGAGTTCGGCGACCGGCTGGCCTTCGGCAAGCTGCTGCGCGCCTGCGGCGACATCGAGGGCCTCGAGCGCGTCCGCTTCACCTCGCCGCACCCCGCCGCCTTCACCGACGACGTCATCGCCGCCATGGCCGAGACGCCCAACGTGATGCACCAGCTCCACATGCCGCTCCAGTCGGGCTCCGACAGGGTGCTGAAGGCCATGCGCCGCTCCTACCGGGCCGAGCGCTACCTGGGCATCATCGAGCGGGTCCGCGCGGCCATGCCCGACGCGGCCATCTCCACCGACATCATCGTCGGCTTCCCCGGCGAGACCGAGGACGACTTCCAGGCCACGCTCGACGTGGTGCGCCAGAGCCGCTTCGCCAACGCCTTCACCTTCCAGTACTCCATCCGCCCCGGCACGCCTGCCGCCACGATGGCCGACCAGGTGCCGAAGGAGGTCGTCCAGGAGCGCTACGAGCGGCTGGTCGCGCTCCAGGAGGAGATCTCGTGGGAGGAGAACAAGAAGCAGGTGGGCCGCACCCTCGAGGTGCTGGTCGCCGAAGGTGAGGGCCGCAAGGACGAGGCCACCAGGCGTCTTTCGGGCCGGGCCGCCGACAACCGGCTCGTGCACTTCGCGGTGGGCGACGAGACGCCCAGGCCGGGCGACATGGTGACGGTCGAGGTCACCTACGCCGCTCCGCACCACCTGGTCGCCGATCGCGCCCTCGGCCTGCGCCGCACCCGCGCGGGTGACGCGTGGGAGGCCCGCCAGGGCGCTCCGGCGAAGGCGAAGGGCGTCTCCCTCGGCATGCCCTCCATCGGCCGTCCCGCGCCGCTTCCCGTCGAGCCCTCGGGGTGCGCCGTCACCTCGTGA
- a CDS encoding ribonuclease Z, which produces MSSRELVVLGTSSAVPTRHRNHNGYLLRWDGQGLLFDPGEGTQRQMVHAGLSAHDIHWICVTHFHGDHCLGVPGVVQRIARDRVTHPVRAVFPASGEAYWRRLRHAAVFADTDKIAEHPVSGPVAEVAPLTARRLSHPVESYGYRLQEPDGRRMLPDRLRAHGITGPEIGELQRTGAVRGVTLEQCSVPRPGQSAAFVMDTRLCDPVFELADGVDLLVIESTFLSSEAALAKDYGHLTAYEAGLVAARAGVRRLVLTHFSERYGLAEEPAFLEEVRRSYDGEVVLARDFTRVPVPKRR; this is translated from the coding sequence GTGTCCTCTCGTGAACTCGTGGTGCTGGGCACCTCGAGCGCGGTGCCTACCCGCCACCGTAACCACAACGGCTACCTTCTGCGATGGGACGGCCAGGGCCTGCTGTTCGACCCGGGCGAGGGCACGCAGCGGCAGATGGTGCACGCGGGCCTGAGCGCGCACGACATCCACTGGATCTGCGTCACCCACTTCCACGGCGACCACTGCCTCGGCGTGCCGGGCGTGGTGCAGCGCATCGCCCGCGACCGCGTCACCCACCCGGTGCGCGCCGTCTTCCCCGCCTCGGGCGAGGCCTACTGGCGAAGGCTCAGGCACGCGGCCGTCTTCGCCGACACCGACAAGATCGCCGAGCATCCCGTCTCGGGCCCGGTCGCCGAGGTCGCGCCGCTGACCGCCCGCCGCCTGTCACACCCCGTCGAGTCGTACGGCTACCGCCTGCAGGAGCCCGACGGCCGCCGGATGCTCCCCGACCGGCTCAGGGCCCACGGCATCACGGGCCCCGAGATCGGCGAGCTCCAGCGGACGGGCGCGGTGCGCGGCGTCACCCTCGAGCAGTGCAGCGTCCCCCGCCCCGGGCAGTCGGCCGCGTTCGTCATGGACACCAGGCTCTGCGACCCGGTCTTCGAGCTGGCCGACGGCGTGGACCTGCTGGTGATCGAGTCGACGTTCCTGTCGTCGGAGGCGGCGCTGGCCAAGGACTACGGCCACCTGACCGCCTACGAAGCAGGGCTGGTCGCCGCCCGCGCGGGCGTGCGCAGGCTGGTGCTGACCCATTTCTCCGAGAGGTACGGCCTGGCCGAGGAGCCCGCCTTCCTCGAGGAGGTACGGCGCAGCTACGACGGCGAGGTGGTGCTGGCCCGCGACTTCACGAGGGTGCCGGTGCCCAAGCGGCGCTGA
- the dapF gene encoding diaminopimelate epimerase — MRFLKGHGTENDFVILPDPDGELDLPPARVAVICDRRAGIGADGVLHVVRTKAAPEVADQADRAEWFMDYRNADGSVAEMCGNGVRVFARYLISAGLAAPGEFAVATRGGPKLVRLEADGDVRVDMGKPVVLGESVATVGGHEYTGLHIDMGNPHLACAIGDPVAQLDLSHQPGFDPRVFPTGVNIELLNAVGPRRALMRVFERGVGETRSCGTGTVATAVAAAHLAGESTGTWNIEVPGGHLTVTLDDDTSYLAGPAVIVASGELTL, encoded by the coding sequence ATGAGATTTCTCAAGGGGCACGGCACAGAGAACGACTTCGTCATCCTTCCCGACCCTGACGGAGAGCTCGACCTGCCCCCTGCCAGGGTGGCCGTCATCTGCGACCGCAGGGCGGGCATCGGCGCCGACGGCGTGCTCCACGTGGTCCGCACCAAGGCCGCCCCCGAGGTGGCCGACCAGGCGGACCGCGCCGAGTGGTTCATGGACTACCGCAACGCCGACGGCAGCGTCGCCGAGATGTGCGGCAACGGCGTGCGCGTCTTCGCCCGCTACCTGATCTCGGCCGGTCTGGCCGCGCCAGGCGAGTTCGCCGTCGCCACCAGGGGCGGGCCCAAGCTCGTCAGGCTCGAGGCCGACGGCGACGTGCGCGTCGACATGGGCAAGCCCGTGGTGCTCGGCGAGAGCGTCGCCACCGTCGGCGGCCACGAGTACACCGGCCTGCACATCGACATGGGCAACCCGCACCTCGCGTGCGCGATCGGCGACCCCGTGGCCCAACTCGACCTCAGCCACCAGCCCGGCTTCGACCCGAGGGTCTTCCCCACCGGCGTGAACATCGAGCTGCTCAACGCGGTCGGGCCGCGCAGGGCGCTGATGCGGGTCTTCGAGCGCGGCGTGGGCGAGACCCGCTCGTGCGGCACGGGAACCGTCGCCACCGCCGTGGCCGCCGCGCACCTGGCGGGGGAGAGCACCGGCACCTGGAACATCGAGGTGCCCGGCGGCCACCTCACGGTCACGCTGGACGACGACACCAGCTACCTCGCCGGACCCGCGGTGATCGTCGCCTCGGGCGAACTGACTCTCTAG
- a CDS encoding amino acid ABC transporter permease, whose protein sequence is MDELITYGPQLLEGFLENIKLSLVAGVFALIVGTLLVAMRVSPTPVLRAAGTVYVNVVRNTPLTLVLAFSALGLSDTLGLVFSDVPRTNSFWLVSLGLGAYTAAFVCEALRAGINTVPTGQAEAARAIGLTFFQSLTLIILPQAFRAVVAPLGSVMIAMIKNTTVATAGGLLTESAANMKEIFDTTGASIPIFLGIVAGFMILTMPIGFFTGWLSQRLAVVR, encoded by the coding sequence ATGGACGAACTTATTACATACGGCCCTCAGCTGCTCGAGGGTTTCCTGGAGAACATCAAGCTCTCCCTCGTGGCCGGGGTGTTCGCACTCATCGTCGGCACACTGCTGGTGGCGATGCGCGTCTCGCCGACCCCCGTGCTGCGCGCGGCGGGCACGGTCTACGTCAACGTCGTACGGAACACGCCGCTGACGCTGGTGCTGGCCTTTTCCGCGCTGGGCCTGAGCGACACGCTCGGACTGGTCTTCTCCGATGTGCCGCGCACCAACTCGTTCTGGCTCGTGTCGCTGGGCCTGGGCGCCTACACCGCGGCCTTCGTCTGCGAGGCGCTGCGGGCCGGCATCAACACTGTGCCCACCGGGCAGGCCGAGGCGGCCAGGGCGATCGGGCTGACGTTCTTCCAGTCGCTCACGCTGATCATCCTGCCGCAGGCCTTCCGCGCGGTGGTGGCCCCGCTGGGCAGCGTGATGATCGCGATGATCAAGAACACCACGGTCGCCACGGCGGGCGGGCTCCTCACCGAGTCCGCGGCGAACATGAAGGAGATCTTTGACACCACCGGTGCCTCGATCCCGATCTTCCTGGGCATCGTGGCGGGCTTCATGATCCTGACCATGCCCATCGGCTTCTTCACTGGCTGGCTCTCCCAGCGCTTGGCGGTGGTTCGATGA
- a CDS encoding glutamate ABC transporter substrate-binding protein — MRIQRAGAALAAAGVLVGSLAACGGGSEQTYASVVEKAQGGGTVVVGTKWDQPSLGLKKGAEPEGFDVDVAKAVLKEMAGGKDVKIEWKESASSNREPFLANGTVDIIFATYSITDERKQKVTFGGPYIVAHQDVMTRGDDTSINAPTDLKGKKICKASGSNSYKRITDPPPDGKLDIDATPVDAANYSECIQKLQGSNLDAVTTDDLILAGFAKQAAASGGKFKVLGQGFTDEKYGIGLKKGDTKTCEAANAAVAKLWQNGTMKQLFDKWFGGIQGLKLADSAPPAEGCA; from the coding sequence ATGCGAATCCAACGTGCGGGAGCCGCTCTCGCGGCCGCCGGCGTCCTGGTAGGCAGCCTGGCGGCCTGCGGCGGCGGCAGTGAGCAGACCTACGCCAGCGTGGTCGAGAAGGCGCAGGGTGGCGGCACCGTCGTGGTCGGCACCAAGTGGGACCAGCCCAGCCTGGGCCTGAAGAAGGGCGCGGAGCCCGAGGGCTTCGACGTTGACGTGGCCAAGGCCGTGCTCAAGGAGATGGCCGGCGGCAAGGATGTCAAGATCGAATGGAAGGAGTCCGCCTCCTCCAATCGTGAACCCTTCCTGGCCAACGGCACGGTCGACATCATCTTCGCCACCTACTCCATCACTGACGAGCGCAAGCAGAAGGTGACCTTCGGCGGGCCTTACATCGTCGCCCACCAGGATGTGATGACGCGCGGTGACGACACCTCGATCAACGCGCCGACGGACCTGAAGGGCAAGAAGATCTGCAAGGCGTCCGGCTCGAACTCCTACAAGCGGATCACCGACCCGCCGCCGGACGGCAAGCTCGACATCGACGCCACGCCCGTCGACGCCGCCAACTACTCCGAGTGCATCCAGAAGCTGCAGGGCAGCAACCTTGACGCGGTGACCACCGACGACCTGATCCTGGCGGGCTTCGCCAAGCAGGCGGCGGCCTCCGGCGGCAAGTTCAAGGTCCTGGGCCAGGGCTTCACCGACGAGAAGTACGGCATCGGCCTGAAGAAGGGCGACACCAAGACCTGCGAGGCGGCCAACGCGGCCGTGGCCAAGCTCTGGCAGAACGGCACCATGAAGCAGCTGTTCGACAAGTGGTTCGGCGGCATTCAGGGGCTCAAGCTGGCGGACAGCGCGCCGCCTGCCGAGGGTTGCGCCTAG
- the miaA gene encoding tRNA (adenosine(37)-N6)-dimethylallyltransferase MiaA: MIAVVGPTAAGKSDLAVDLALRLGGECINTDSMQLYRGMDIGTAKLTEEERRGVPHHLLDIWDVTVTASVAEYQRLVRPLMDAIDVPILVGGSGLYVRAALDDLDFPGTDPAIRARLESELAESGSGALFERLKGLDAKAAEAILPSNGRRIVRALEVIELTGRPFSANMPSYDALYPSVQIGVEVPRPVLDERIELRVRRMWEAGLVEEVRGLLPLGLARGRTAGRALGYAQVLRFLEGEWSEEQAFEETVRATRRFARRQESWFRRDPRVVWLPFDAEDLLQLALDRVGA; this comes from the coding sequence GTGATCGCCGTCGTCGGACCGACCGCGGCCGGAAAGTCCGATCTCGCCGTGGATCTGGCACTCCGGTTGGGCGGGGAGTGCATCAATACCGACTCCATGCAGCTTTACCGAGGAATGGACATCGGTACCGCCAAGCTCACCGAAGAAGAGCGCAGAGGGGTGCCACACCACCTTCTGGATATCTGGGACGTGACGGTCACCGCGAGCGTCGCGGAGTACCAGCGGCTGGTCCGTCCGCTGATGGACGCGATCGACGTGCCGATCCTCGTCGGCGGGTCGGGCCTCTACGTCCGCGCCGCCCTCGACGACCTCGACTTCCCCGGCACCGATCCCGCGATCAGGGCCAGGCTGGAGTCGGAGCTGGCCGAGTCAGGCTCGGGGGCGCTGTTCGAGCGGTTGAAGGGGCTCGACGCGAAGGCCGCCGAGGCGATCCTGCCCAGCAACGGGCGCAGGATCGTGCGCGCCCTCGAGGTCATCGAGCTGACCGGACGGCCCTTCTCGGCGAACATGCCCTCCTACGACGCCCTCTACCCCAGCGTCCAGATCGGCGTGGAGGTGCCGAGGCCGGTCCTCGACGAGCGCATCGAACTGCGCGTCCGGCGGATGTGGGAGGCGGGCCTGGTCGAGGAGGTGCGCGGGCTGCTCCCGCTCGGCCTGGCCAGGGGCCGTACGGCCGGCAGGGCCCTCGGCTACGCGCAGGTGCTGCGCTTCCTCGAGGGGGAGTGGAGCGAGGAGCAGGCCTTCGAGGAGACGGTCAGGGCCACGCGCAGGTTCGCCAGGCGGCAGGAGTCGTGGTTCCGCCGCGACCCCCGGGTGGTCTGGCTGCCCTTCGACGCGGAGGACCTGCTCCAGCTGGCCCTCGATAGGGTTGGGGCATGA
- a CDS encoding SCO6745 family protein: MADSKSTAAAVKGPIGRLGGGFMVSREAKDLCARTGLGPRELYFRGRCGVLGEVDADVVTSVAVFFPPAHVRESWEGGRKLPVEEAVALYTEACHAWGRRKLSDAEACGRLAELLEKVATAAPVLGAPLFAGWRAVPLPDEPIARATQLMHVVRELRGGLHAVAVLAEGLDPLVATLAADHEGTPLGISSGESMARFFTWPEPYPKLDEETIARRRAAEELTDELMASAFAVLTDAERDEVVTSMRLGHVH; encoded by the coding sequence ATGGCGGACTCCAAGAGCACGGCGGCGGCGGTCAAGGGCCCGATCGGCAGGCTGGGCGGCGGCTTCATGGTCTCCCGCGAGGCCAAGGACCTCTGCGCGCGCACCGGACTCGGCCCACGGGAGCTCTACTTCCGCGGCAGGTGCGGCGTCCTCGGCGAGGTGGACGCGGACGTGGTCACCTCGGTGGCCGTCTTCTTCCCTCCCGCCCACGTGCGCGAGAGCTGGGAGGGCGGGCGCAAGCTGCCCGTCGAGGAGGCCGTCGCCCTCTACACCGAGGCCTGCCACGCGTGGGGCAGGCGCAAGCTGAGCGACGCCGAGGCCTGCGGACGCCTGGCCGAGCTGCTGGAGAAGGTGGCGACGGCCGCGCCGGTGCTGGGAGCGCCGCTGTTCGCCGGATGGCGGGCGGTGCCGCTGCCGGACGAGCCCATCGCGCGAGCTACCCAGCTCATGCACGTCGTGCGGGAGCTGCGCGGCGGCCTGCACGCGGTGGCAGTCCTCGCCGAGGGCCTCGATCCGCTGGTGGCGACCCTCGCGGCCGACCACGAGGGCACGCCGCTCGGCATCTCCTCAGGCGAGAGCATGGCGCGGTTCTTCACCTGGCCCGAGCCGTACCCGAAGCTCGACGAGGAGACGATCGCGCGCAGGCGGGCGGCCGAGGAACTGACGGACGAGCTGATGGCGAGCGCCTTCGCCGTCCTGACCGACGCGGAACGCGACGAGGTCGTCACCTCGATGCGTTTGGGGCATGTCCATTGA
- a CDS encoding methylated-DNA--[protein]-cysteine S-methyltransferase, translating into MTTVGGTVAFAEIPTPVGRFTLAVSEEGLVATGWGSRPRLKDLVEVHDPDRTAGIVSEMTDYFAGRLRVFETPVDWRLVSPTPRQVLQALHKVPFGTVVTYGELARRAASSVPARGIGSIMGANPLPIVVPCHRVVAGNGLGGFSGGEGVETKRWLLTHEGYLQPTLLDL; encoded by the coding sequence ATGACCACCGTTGGCGGCACCGTTGCCTTCGCCGAGATCCCCACGCCGGTGGGCCGCTTCACGCTGGCCGTCTCCGAGGAGGGACTCGTCGCGACTGGCTGGGGTTCCAGGCCGCGCCTGAAGGACCTGGTCGAGGTTCATGACCCGGATCGTACGGCCGGCATCGTGTCGGAGATGACTGATTATTTCGCCGGACGGCTTCGCGTGTTCGAGACGCCGGTCGACTGGCGGCTCGTCTCGCCGACCCCGCGTCAGGTGCTCCAGGCGCTGCACAAGGTGCCCTTCGGCACGGTCGTGACCTACGGGGAGCTGGCGCGGCGCGCGGCTTCGAGCGTGCCGGCCCGCGGCATCGGATCGATCATGGGAGCCAACCCGCTCCCGATCGTGGTGCCCTGCCACCGCGTGGTGGCCGGCAACGGGCTCGGCGGCTTCAGCGGCGGCGAGGGCGTGGAGACCAAGCGCTGGCTGCTCACCCATGAGGGTTACCTGCAGCCGACGCTGCTCGACCTCTGA